A window from Drosophila yakuba strain Tai18E2 chromosome 3L, Prin_Dyak_Tai18E2_2.1, whole genome shotgun sequence encodes these proteins:
- the LOC6532722 gene encoding uncharacterized protein LOC6532722 isoform X3: protein MNSQRLNDMAEKRLLLDPSATAATEEPEVQMTRRAGGVLHAIQHRPLPVSRKSVLGLLVSFTFCYFLIGRTGWVNVLDLDVLHSDNYVAVQHQSTVLDGFLVYSNSCRIMEVDPYKNEVMRHFKRIKYKSCQKLPPLTHVKFDAKSQKYLLSIDGAAFSRYPVGKQLHCCYMAVQRVDEMKVKYTKCQTFKGSTLLPNSAEGIIVKCDAGGHQIYINGHATVPVKEAVQQRLQVAAEADAKGYPRPPSVLMLGIDSISRVNLIRAMPKTAQYLYDNGWFELAGYNKVDDNTFPNIMAVVTGYNLPNAVHACSPFVVGGLDKCDYIWKQYQQRGYVTAYAEDAVKINTFNYLKKGFKNPPADYYLRPYLSAAESQLDHTTVNGLVHCLGYVTAAEHVYDYGLEFTRRFLNETYFGFFWTNTHSHSDISQTSSMDSYMEEYLRKLVRQGTMENTVVIFFSDHGMRFGPTRATWSGHLEERLPAIFIWLPQHLRSAHPEFVRSLQLNRNRLTTPYDLHLTMKHILALSGRAEMDSLGPAPDCPQCQSLLTPVSPLRSCSDVGIADHWCTCWEYDTISSSSKESRMLGKRVVSYLNNYVAEFRNGSFAKLCAPLSLHSIKSAFRAHHNAFDPEEVHTYRLIFVTAPNKGQYEATVRHNHTDDSVKVTGSVSRLNVYSGEADCMNDFAAKKYCYCRKKKG from the exons ATGAATAGTCAGCGCCTAAATGACATGGCAGAGAAACGCCTATTGCTGGATCCATCCGCCACCGCAGCGACGGAGGAGCCGGAAGTGCAAATGACCCGACGGGCGGGAGGAGTGCTCCATGCCATCCAGCACCGCCCACTTCCGGTGAGCAGGAAGTCGGTGCTGGGACTGCTGGTGTCCTTTACGTTCTGCTACTTTCTGATCGGCCGAACCGGCTGGGTGAACGTCCTCGATCTGGACGTGCTGCACTCGGATAACTACGTCGCGGTGCAGCATCAATCGACGGTGTTGGATG GCTTCCTGGTGTACAGCAACTCCTGCCGCATCATGGAGGTGGATCCGTACAAGAACGAGGTGATGCGCCACTTTAAGCGCATCAAATACAAATCCTGCCAGAAGTTGCCGCCGCTGACGCACGTGAAATTCGATGCAAAGTCCCAGAAGTACCTGCTCAGCATCGATGGAGCTGCTTTCAGTCGCTATCCGGTGGGCAAACAGCTCCACTGCTGCTACATGGCCGTGCAGCGGGTGGACGAGATGAAGGTCAAGTACACCAAGTGTCAAACCTTCAAGGGCAGCACCCTGCTGCCCAATTCCGCCGAGGGCATCATCGTCAAGTGCGATGCAGGCGGCCATCAGATCTATATCAATGGCCATGCGACCGTGCCCGTCAAGGAGGCAGTGCAGCAGCGATTACAAGTGGCTGCTGAGGCGGACGCCAAGGGCTATCCGAGACCTCCGAGCGTCCTGATGCTCGGCATCGATAGCATATCCCGTGTTAATCTCATCAGAGCCATGCCCAAAACGGCGCAGTATCTCTACGACAACGGCTGGTTCGAGCTGGCGGGTTACAACAAG GTGGACGACAATACGTTTCCGAACATCATGGCCGTGGTCACCGGCTACAATCTGCCCAATGCCGTGCACGCATGCTCGCCCTTCGTGGTTGGTGGCCTGGACAAGTGCGACTACATCTGGAAGCAGTACCAGCAGAGGGGCTACGTGACCGCCTATGCGGAGGATGCCGTCAAGATCAACACGTTCAACTACCTGAAGAAGGGCTTCAAGAATCCGCCGGCGGACTACTACTTGAGACCATATCTATCCGCCGCCGAATCGCAGCTGGATCACACGACGGTCAATGGTCTGGTGCACTGCCTCGGTTATGTGACGGCGGCGGAGCACGTGTACGACTATGGACTGGAGTTCACCAGGCGGTTCCTCAACGAGACGTACTTTGGTTTTTTCTGGACCAACACGCACAGTCACAGTGACATCTCGCAGACCAGCAGCATGGACAGCTATATGGAGGAGTATCTGCGCAAGCTGGTGCGGCAGGGCACCATGGAGAACACGGTGGTGATCTTCTTCAGCGATCATGGCATGCGGTTTGGACCAACGCGTGCCACCTGGTCGGGTCACTTGGAGGAACGTCTGCCGGCCATCTTCATCTGGTTGCCCCAGCACCTGCGTAGCGCACATCCGGAGTTTGTGCGCAGCCTGCAGCTGAACAGGAATCGCTTGACCACGCCCTATGATCTTCACCTGACCATGAAGCACATACTGGCCCTATCTGGGCGCGCTGAAATGGATTCATTGGGTCCGGCACCCGACTGTCCGCAGTGCCAGAGTCTACTGACCCCCGTTTCGCCGCTTAGGAGTTGCTCCGACGTGGGCATCGCGGATCACTGGTGCACCTGCTGGGAATACGACACTATCTCGAGCAGCTCGAAGGAATCGCGTATGCTCGGCAAGCGGGTGGTCAGCTACCTCAACAACTATGTGGCCGAGTTCCGCAACGGATCGTTTGCCAAGCTGTGTGCTCCACTCTCCCTGCACAGCATCAAATCCGCGTTCCGGGCGCATCACAATGCCTTCGATCCGGAGGAGGTGCACACCTATCGACTGATCTTCGTCACGGCGCCCAATAAGGGACAGTATGAGGCCACCGTGCGGCACAATCATACGGATGACTCCGTAAAGGTGACCGGATCCGTGAGTAGATTGAACGTCTATAGCGGAGAGGCGGATTGCATGAATGATTTTGCtgccaaaaaatattgttattgcCGAAAAAAGAAGGGATAG
- the LOC6532722 gene encoding uncharacterized protein LOC6532722 isoform X1 yields MNSQRLNDMAEKRLLLDPSATAATEEPEVQMTRRAGGVLHAIQHRPLPVSRKSVLGLLVSFTFCYFLIGRTGWVNVLDLDVLHSDNYVAVQHQSTVLDERDTITESIPSVPKGFLVYSNSCRIMEVDPYKNEVMRHFKRIKYKSCQKLPPLTHVKFDAKSQKYLLSIDGAAFSRYPVGKQLHCCYMAVQRVDEMKVKYTKCQTFKGSTLLPNSAEGIIVKCDAGGHQIYINGHATVPVKEAVQQRLQVAAEADAKGYPRPPSVLMLGIDSISRVNLIRAMPKTAQYLYDNGWFELAGYNKVDDNTFPNIMAVVTGYNLPNAVHACSPFVVGGLDKCDYIWKQYQQRGYVTAYAEDAVKINTFNYLKKGFKNPPADYYLRPYLSAAESQLDHTTVNGLVHCLGYVTAAEHVYDYGLEFTRRFLNETYFGFFWTNTHSHSDISQTSSMDSYMEEYLRKLVRQGTMENTVVIFFSDHGMRFGPTRATWSGHLEERLPAIFIWLPQHLRSAHPEFVRSLQLNRNRLTTPYDLHLTMKHILALSGRAEMDSLGPAPDCPQCQSLLTPVSPLRSCSDVGIADHWCTCWEYDTISSSSKESRMLGKRVVSYLNNYVAEFRNGSFAKLCAPLSLHSIKSAFRAHHNAFDPEEVHTYRLIFVTAPNKGQYEATVRHNHTDDSVKVTGSVSRLNVYSGEADCMNDFAAKKYCYCRKKKG; encoded by the exons ATGAATAGTCAGCGCCTAAATGACATGGCAGAGAAACGCCTATTGCTGGATCCATCCGCCACCGCAGCGACGGAGGAGCCGGAAGTGCAAATGACCCGACGGGCGGGAGGAGTGCTCCATGCCATCCAGCACCGCCCACTTCCGGTGAGCAGGAAGTCGGTGCTGGGACTGCTGGTGTCCTTTACGTTCTGCTACTTTCTGATCGGCCGAACCGGCTGGGTGAACGTCCTCGATCTGGACGTGCTGCACTCGGATAACTACGTCGCGGTGCAGCATCAATCGACGGTGTTGGATG AACGTGATACCATTACTGAGTCCATTCCATCTGTCCCGAAAGGCTTCCTGGTGTACAGCAACTCCTGCCGCATCATGGAGGTGGATCCGTACAAGAACGAGGTGATGCGCCACTTTAAGCGCATCAAATACAAATCCTGCCAGAAGTTGCCGCCGCTGACGCACGTGAAATTCGATGCAAAGTCCCAGAAGTACCTGCTCAGCATCGATGGAGCTGCTTTCAGTCGCTATCCGGTGGGCAAACAGCTCCACTGCTGCTACATGGCCGTGCAGCGGGTGGACGAGATGAAGGTCAAGTACACCAAGTGTCAAACCTTCAAGGGCAGCACCCTGCTGCCCAATTCCGCCGAGGGCATCATCGTCAAGTGCGATGCAGGCGGCCATCAGATCTATATCAATGGCCATGCGACCGTGCCCGTCAAGGAGGCAGTGCAGCAGCGATTACAAGTGGCTGCTGAGGCGGACGCCAAGGGCTATCCGAGACCTCCGAGCGTCCTGATGCTCGGCATCGATAGCATATCCCGTGTTAATCTCATCAGAGCCATGCCCAAAACGGCGCAGTATCTCTACGACAACGGCTGGTTCGAGCTGGCGGGTTACAACAAG GTGGACGACAATACGTTTCCGAACATCATGGCCGTGGTCACCGGCTACAATCTGCCCAATGCCGTGCACGCATGCTCGCCCTTCGTGGTTGGTGGCCTGGACAAGTGCGACTACATCTGGAAGCAGTACCAGCAGAGGGGCTACGTGACCGCCTATGCGGAGGATGCCGTCAAGATCAACACGTTCAACTACCTGAAGAAGGGCTTCAAGAATCCGCCGGCGGACTACTACTTGAGACCATATCTATCCGCCGCCGAATCGCAGCTGGATCACACGACGGTCAATGGTCTGGTGCACTGCCTCGGTTATGTGACGGCGGCGGAGCACGTGTACGACTATGGACTGGAGTTCACCAGGCGGTTCCTCAACGAGACGTACTTTGGTTTTTTCTGGACCAACACGCACAGTCACAGTGACATCTCGCAGACCAGCAGCATGGACAGCTATATGGAGGAGTATCTGCGCAAGCTGGTGCGGCAGGGCACCATGGAGAACACGGTGGTGATCTTCTTCAGCGATCATGGCATGCGGTTTGGACCAACGCGTGCCACCTGGTCGGGTCACTTGGAGGAACGTCTGCCGGCCATCTTCATCTGGTTGCCCCAGCACCTGCGTAGCGCACATCCGGAGTTTGTGCGCAGCCTGCAGCTGAACAGGAATCGCTTGACCACGCCCTATGATCTTCACCTGACCATGAAGCACATACTGGCCCTATCTGGGCGCGCTGAAATGGATTCATTGGGTCCGGCACCCGACTGTCCGCAGTGCCAGAGTCTACTGACCCCCGTTTCGCCGCTTAGGAGTTGCTCCGACGTGGGCATCGCGGATCACTGGTGCACCTGCTGGGAATACGACACTATCTCGAGCAGCTCGAAGGAATCGCGTATGCTCGGCAAGCGGGTGGTCAGCTACCTCAACAACTATGTGGCCGAGTTCCGCAACGGATCGTTTGCCAAGCTGTGTGCTCCACTCTCCCTGCACAGCATCAAATCCGCGTTCCGGGCGCATCACAATGCCTTCGATCCGGAGGAGGTGCACACCTATCGACTGATCTTCGTCACGGCGCCCAATAAGGGACAGTATGAGGCCACCGTGCGGCACAATCATACGGATGACTCCGTAAAGGTGACCGGATCCGTGAGTAGATTGAACGTCTATAGCGGAGAGGCGGATTGCATGAATGATTTTGCtgccaaaaaatattgttattgcCGAAAAAAGAAGGGATAG
- the LOC6532724 gene encoding serine protease 1, producing MKVFLTILALAVASASAYESVVHPKDLPKVAKIEGRITNGYPAEEGKAPYTVGLGFSGGWWCGGSIIANDWVLTAEHCIGGDSVTVYFGATWRTNAQFTHWVGSGNFITHGSADIALIRIPHVDFWHMVNKVELPSYNDRYNDYNEWWAVACGWGGTYDGSPLPDYMQCVDLQIIHNSECASYYGTGTVGDNIICVRVVDGKGTCGGDSGGPLVTHDGSKLVGVTNWVSGDGCQAGHPAGFQRVTYHLDWIRDHTGIAYY from the coding sequence ATGAAGGTGTTCCTAACTATTCTGGCTTTGGCCGTGGCCTCCGCCTCGGCGTACGAGAGCGTCGTCCACCCCAAGGATCTGCCCAAGGTGGCCAAGATCGAGGGTCGCATCACCAACGGCTATCCAGCGGAGGAGGGCAAGGCTCCCTACACCGTGGGTCTGGGCTTCAGCGGCGgctggtggtgcggtggcTCCATCATCGCCAACGATTGGGTCCTCACCGCCGAGCACTGCATCGGAGGTGACTCCGTCACTGTCTACTTCGGTGCCACCTGGCGCACCAACGCCCAGTTCACCCACTGGGTTGGCAGCGGCAACTTCATCACCCACGGATCCGCCGACATCGCCCTCATCCGCATCCCCCACGTGGACTTCTGGCACATGGTGAACAAGGTGGAGCTGCCCAGCTACAACGATCGCTACAACGACTACAACGAATGGTGGGCTGTGGCCTGCGGCTGGGGAGGCACCTACGACGGCAGCCCCCTGCCCGACTACATGCAGTGCGTGGATCTCCAGATCATCCACAACTCCGAGTGCGCCAGCTACTACGGAACCGGCACCGTCGGCGACAACATCATCTGCGTCCGCGTGGTCGATGGCAAGGGCACCTGCGGTGGCGACTCCGGCGGTCCTCTGGTCACACACGACGGCAGCAAGCTTGTGGGAGTCACCAACTGGGTGTCTGGAGACGGTTGCCAGGCTGGCCACCCCGCTGGCTTCCAGCGTGTGACCTACCACCTGGACTGGATCCGCGACCACACCGGCATCGCTTACTACTAA
- the LOC6532722 gene encoding uncharacterized protein LOC6532722 isoform X2 yields MAEKRLLLDPSATAATEEPEVQMTRRAGGVLHAIQHRPLPVSRKSVLGLLVSFTFCYFLIGRTGWVNVLDLDVLHSDNYVAVQHQSTVLDERDTITESIPSVPKGFLVYSNSCRIMEVDPYKNEVMRHFKRIKYKSCQKLPPLTHVKFDAKSQKYLLSIDGAAFSRYPVGKQLHCCYMAVQRVDEMKVKYTKCQTFKGSTLLPNSAEGIIVKCDAGGHQIYINGHATVPVKEAVQQRLQVAAEADAKGYPRPPSVLMLGIDSISRVNLIRAMPKTAQYLYDNGWFELAGYNKVDDNTFPNIMAVVTGYNLPNAVHACSPFVVGGLDKCDYIWKQYQQRGYVTAYAEDAVKINTFNYLKKGFKNPPADYYLRPYLSAAESQLDHTTVNGLVHCLGYVTAAEHVYDYGLEFTRRFLNETYFGFFWTNTHSHSDISQTSSMDSYMEEYLRKLVRQGTMENTVVIFFSDHGMRFGPTRATWSGHLEERLPAIFIWLPQHLRSAHPEFVRSLQLNRNRLTTPYDLHLTMKHILALSGRAEMDSLGPAPDCPQCQSLLTPVSPLRSCSDVGIADHWCTCWEYDTISSSSKESRMLGKRVVSYLNNYVAEFRNGSFAKLCAPLSLHSIKSAFRAHHNAFDPEEVHTYRLIFVTAPNKGQYEATVRHNHTDDSVKVTGSVSRLNVYSGEADCMNDFAAKKYCYCRKKKG; encoded by the exons ATGGCAGAGAAACGCCTATTGCTGGATCCATCCGCCACCGCAGCGACGGAGGAGCCGGAAGTGCAAATGACCCGACGGGCGGGAGGAGTGCTCCATGCCATCCAGCACCGCCCACTTCCGGTGAGCAGGAAGTCGGTGCTGGGACTGCTGGTGTCCTTTACGTTCTGCTACTTTCTGATCGGCCGAACCGGCTGGGTGAACGTCCTCGATCTGGACGTGCTGCACTCGGATAACTACGTCGCGGTGCAGCATCAATCGACGGTGTTGGATG AACGTGATACCATTACTGAGTCCATTCCATCTGTCCCGAAAGGCTTCCTGGTGTACAGCAACTCCTGCCGCATCATGGAGGTGGATCCGTACAAGAACGAGGTGATGCGCCACTTTAAGCGCATCAAATACAAATCCTGCCAGAAGTTGCCGCCGCTGACGCACGTGAAATTCGATGCAAAGTCCCAGAAGTACCTGCTCAGCATCGATGGAGCTGCTTTCAGTCGCTATCCGGTGGGCAAACAGCTCCACTGCTGCTACATGGCCGTGCAGCGGGTGGACGAGATGAAGGTCAAGTACACCAAGTGTCAAACCTTCAAGGGCAGCACCCTGCTGCCCAATTCCGCCGAGGGCATCATCGTCAAGTGCGATGCAGGCGGCCATCAGATCTATATCAATGGCCATGCGACCGTGCCCGTCAAGGAGGCAGTGCAGCAGCGATTACAAGTGGCTGCTGAGGCGGACGCCAAGGGCTATCCGAGACCTCCGAGCGTCCTGATGCTCGGCATCGATAGCATATCCCGTGTTAATCTCATCAGAGCCATGCCCAAAACGGCGCAGTATCTCTACGACAACGGCTGGTTCGAGCTGGCGGGTTACAACAAG GTGGACGACAATACGTTTCCGAACATCATGGCCGTGGTCACCGGCTACAATCTGCCCAATGCCGTGCACGCATGCTCGCCCTTCGTGGTTGGTGGCCTGGACAAGTGCGACTACATCTGGAAGCAGTACCAGCAGAGGGGCTACGTGACCGCCTATGCGGAGGATGCCGTCAAGATCAACACGTTCAACTACCTGAAGAAGGGCTTCAAGAATCCGCCGGCGGACTACTACTTGAGACCATATCTATCCGCCGCCGAATCGCAGCTGGATCACACGACGGTCAATGGTCTGGTGCACTGCCTCGGTTATGTGACGGCGGCGGAGCACGTGTACGACTATGGACTGGAGTTCACCAGGCGGTTCCTCAACGAGACGTACTTTGGTTTTTTCTGGACCAACACGCACAGTCACAGTGACATCTCGCAGACCAGCAGCATGGACAGCTATATGGAGGAGTATCTGCGCAAGCTGGTGCGGCAGGGCACCATGGAGAACACGGTGGTGATCTTCTTCAGCGATCATGGCATGCGGTTTGGACCAACGCGTGCCACCTGGTCGGGTCACTTGGAGGAACGTCTGCCGGCCATCTTCATCTGGTTGCCCCAGCACCTGCGTAGCGCACATCCGGAGTTTGTGCGCAGCCTGCAGCTGAACAGGAATCGCTTGACCACGCCCTATGATCTTCACCTGACCATGAAGCACATACTGGCCCTATCTGGGCGCGCTGAAATGGATTCATTGGGTCCGGCACCCGACTGTCCGCAGTGCCAGAGTCTACTGACCCCCGTTTCGCCGCTTAGGAGTTGCTCCGACGTGGGCATCGCGGATCACTGGTGCACCTGCTGGGAATACGACACTATCTCGAGCAGCTCGAAGGAATCGCGTATGCTCGGCAAGCGGGTGGTCAGCTACCTCAACAACTATGTGGCCGAGTTCCGCAACGGATCGTTTGCCAAGCTGTGTGCTCCACTCTCCCTGCACAGCATCAAATCCGCGTTCCGGGCGCATCACAATGCCTTCGATCCGGAGGAGGTGCACACCTATCGACTGATCTTCGTCACGGCGCCCAATAAGGGACAGTATGAGGCCACCGTGCGGCACAATCATACGGATGACTCCGTAAAGGTGACCGGATCCGTGAGTAGATTGAACGTCTATAGCGGAGAGGCGGATTGCATGAATGATTTTGCtgccaaaaaatattgttattgcCGAAAAAAGAAGGGATAG
- the LOC6532723 gene encoding serine protease 1, with product MKVFIAILALAVASASGAAMPRAATEKMTPVHTKDMQGRITNGYPAEEGKAPYTVGLGFSGGWWCGGSIIAHDWVLTAEHCIGDADSVTVYFGATWRTNAQFTHWVGNGNFIKHGSADIALIRIPHVDFWHMVNKVELPSYNDRYNDYNEWWAVACGWGGTYDGSPLPDYMQCVDLQIIHNSECSGYYGTSTVGDNIICVRTPDGKSTCGGDSGGPLVTHDGTKLVGVTNFGSSAGCQSGAPAGFQRVTYHLDWIRDHTGIAYY from the coding sequence ATGAAAGTATTCATTGCTATCCTGGCTTTGGCTGTGGCCTCGGCCTCTGGCGCCGCCATGCCCCGTGCCGCCACCGAAAAAATGACCCCGGTCCACACCAAGGACATGCAGGGTCGCATCACCAACGGCTATCCGGCGGAGGAGGGCAAGGCACCCTACACCGTGGGTCTGGGCTTCAGCGGCGgctggtggtgcggtggcTCCATCATCGCCCACGATTGGGTCCTCACCGCCGAGCACTGCATCGGAGATGCCGATTCCGTGACTGTCTACTTCGGAGCCACCTGGCGCACCAACGCCCAGTTCACCCACTGGGTTGGCAACGGCAACTTCATCAAGCACGGATCTGCCGACATCGCCCTCATCCGCATCCCCCACGTGGACTTCTGGCACATGGTGAACAAGGTGGAGCTGCCCAGCTACAACGATCGCTACAACGACTACAACGAGTGGTGGGCTGTGGCCTGCGGCTGGGGAGGCACCTACGACGGCAGCCCCCTGCCCGACTACATGCAGTGCGTCGATCTCCAGATCATCCACAACTCCGAGTGCTCCGGATACTACGGAACCAGCACCGTCGGCGACAACATCATCTGCGTCAGGACTCCCGACGGCAAGTCTACCTGCGGTGGCGACTCCGGCGGTCCCCTGGTCACCCATGACGGCACCAAGCTTGTGGGAGTCACCAACTTCGGTTCCTCCGCCGGCTGCCAGTCGGGTGCTCCTGCTGGCTTCCAGCGTGTGACCTACCACCTGGACTGGATCCGCGACCACACCGGCATCGCTTACTACTAA